AACAGCCGCTTGCCCGCGCCGAGCAGGACCGGGAACACCAGCAGGTGGTACCGGTCGACGAGGCCGGCGTCGGCCAGCGCGCGGTTCAGTGTGGCACTGCCGTTGACGATGATCGGCCCGCCCTCGGTCTCCTTGAGCGCGGCGACGTCGTCCAGGGACCGGAGGATGGTCGTCTCGCCCCAGTTCGTCACCAGGTCGGACTCCTGGAGGGTGGTCGACACGACGTACTTCGGCATCGCGTTGTAGCCGGCGAACTCGGCCGTCATGCCGGGCCACACCGGCGCGAACGCCTGGTAGCTGACCCGGCCCAGCAGCAGCGCGGTGGCTTCTTCCTGCTCGGAACCCTTGATGGCGTAGGCGGCGGGGTCGAACTCGATGTCCTTGAAGGTCCAGCCGGAGTTGCGGTAGCCGGGCTCTCCGCCGGGCCCTTCGACGACGCCGTCGAGCGAGACGAACGAGGTGGAGATCAGGGTGCGCATGGTTTCTCCCGGGTCGATCTTGGGTGCGTTCACCAGTGTGTCGAACG
This genomic window from Amycolatopsis mongoliensis contains:
- a CDS encoding dihydrofolate reductase family protein, coding for MRTLISTSFVSLDGVVEGPGGEPGYRNSGWTFKDIEFDPAAYAIKGSEQEEATALLLGRVSYQAFAPVWPGMTAEFAGYNAMPKYVVSTTLQESDLVTNWGETTILRSLDDVAALKETEGGPIIVNGSATLNRALADAGLVDRYHLLVFPVLLGAGKRLFSETDKDKQALKLVESESYGNGVQKLVYDVIH